One region of Streptococcus salivarius genomic DNA includes:
- a CDS encoding glucosyl transferase, producing the protein MKAHSNFTGPKSKKHLIAFSCATALASFAFIARPTFAEEVKVDNSSNLDTTAATTANVETTADLVETKVVEAPATTENVASTESTTNVSEQATTSTASSETASETASTTASESQAPAESATGQTRETVTTDRAASETATATADTNSETNVTGGQYYSDKYGYWHYKDASGKDLTGPQTIDGVKVYFNPGGVQVKGEFAWDGHYYDKNSGALVTNKFVESYGSTYYLDENGNKVIGPKEINGEWNYFDDYGEQVRNRFASDGRYYDKDGKQVDFGTNRYFQLGDYWFYAGKDGAILKGEQTIDGVKVYFYQSGVQVKGYFVRNDTDNKEHYYDKDSGALVTNNYVIAYDNYTHQNERYYVDDQGVRVKGAKTINGKQVYFTYDGRQVFDNFGDDGYFYGQDGNRVDLGTNHYVQIKGNWYYIGNDGKILTDEQTIDGAHVYFGYKGIQVKGDFDYNKQFHDKDSGNLVTNRFVTVKDKTYFIGADSKAIKGATVIDNIEYFFDKETGAQVKGNFARNDKYYDGVTGALVTNSYVQVDKDWYYVGNDGKRLKGSQTINNVPVYFDPYGGKQVKGEFGDNGYYYDQNSGAKVDLGTSRYVQVNDNWYYVNAEGKILKGEQTIDGVQVHFDTKTGQQIKGGFTDKDGKLVIKEKYYLSGTPMRYYDKDSGALVKNQYFNHNGKWYYADAEGNILKGSQTIDGVHVYFDYNGVQAKDTVLDGYYYDKDTGARKELPRDQFIKIGDDLYYFSSNGRTGSISVNGKDYYVEQNGRVLRGSFNIYQNPPYYDDETGEAVEKTGFVKSRGSWFYLENGKKVAGFKKIDGKLYYFSANPMNKYETNEQVRGKLVGPKFYISFLSRAEDNPTYYFDAETGAAVTNQFVYADGHWYYFGNDGKALLFDQVINGQHLYFDYQGKQIKGNFVTDYKGTRYYDENSGELVTNQTRTINGVTYHFDENGRANQL; encoded by the coding sequence ATGAAAGCACATTCTAATTTTACTGGACCTAAGTCCAAAAAACATCTGATTGCATTCTCATGTGCAACTGCCCTTGCTAGCTTTGCTTTTATCGCAAGGCCTACATTTGCGGAGGAAGTTAAAGTTGACAACTCATCAAACCTTGATACGACTGCTGCTACCACTGCCAATGTGGAAACCACAGCAGATCTTGTCGAAACTAAGGTTGTTGAAGCTCCTGCTACTACTGAAAATGTCGCTAGCACTGAAAGCACTACAAATGTTTCAGAACAAGCCACAACTTCTACAGCAAGCTCTGAAACTGCCAGTGAGACTGCTTCAACAACTGCAAGCGAAAGTCAAGCACCTGCAGAATCAGCTACAGGCCAAACACGCGAAACTGTAACTACAGACCGGGCTGCCAGTGAGACAGCAACAGCAACCGCAGATACCAATAGTGAAACCAATGTTACCGGTGGTCAATACTATAGTGATAAGTATGGCTACTGGCATTACAAAGATGCTAGTGGTAAAGACCTGACTGGACCACAAACTATTGATGGCGTTAAGGTCTACTTCAATCCAGGCGGTGTTCAGGTTAAAGGGGAATTTGCCTGGGACGGTCACTATTATGACAAAAATTCTGGTGCTCTTGTTACTAATAAATTCGTTGAGAGTTACGGTAGCACCTATTACCTAGATGAAAATGGCAATAAAGTAATCGGTCCCAAAGAAATTAATGGGGAATGGAATTATTTTGACGACTACGGTGAACAAGTTAGGAATAGATTTGCTTCTGATGGCCGTTATTACGACAAGGACGGAAAACAAGTTGATTTCGGGACAAACCGTTATTTTCAACTTGGTGATTATTGGTTTTACGCCGGTAAGGACGGTGCTATCTTAAAAGGTGAGCAAACTATTGATGGCGTTAAGGTTTACTTTTATCAAAGCGGCGTTCAAGTCAAAGGGTATTTTGTTAGAAATGATACTGACAATAAAGAACATTATTACGACAAAGATTCTGGTGCACTAGTCACTAACAACTACGTTATTGCCTACGATAACTATACCCACCAAAATGAACGCTACTATGTGGATGATCAGGGTGTTCGTGTAAAAGGTGCTAAAACTATAAATGGTAAACAGGTTTACTTTACATATGATGGAAGACAGGTCTTCGACAATTTTGGTGACGATGGCTACTTCTATGGGCAAGATGGTAACCGAGTCGACCTAGGCACAAACCATTATGTTCAAATCAAAGGCAACTGGTACTACATCGGTAACGATGGAAAAATCTTGACAGATGAACAAACTATTGATGGCGCTCATGTCTACTTTGGCTATAAAGGTATCCAAGTGAAAGGAGATTTTGACTACAACAAACAATTTCATGATAAAGACTCTGGAAATCTAGTTACTAATCGTTTCGTAACAGTTAAAGACAAAACCTACTTTATTGGAGCTGATAGTAAGGCTATCAAAGGGGCAACAGTCATCGACAACATTGAATACTTCTTTGATAAAGAAACTGGTGCTCAAGTTAAAGGAAATTTCGCAAGAAACGATAAATACTACGATGGGGTCACTGGTGCTCTCGTAACCAATAGCTATGTCCAAGTTGATAAAGACTGGTACTATGTAGGCAATGACGGTAAAAGACTTAAAGGTTCTCAAACCATTAACAATGTTCCTGTATACTTTGATCCTTATGGGGGTAAACAAGTAAAAGGAGAGTTTGGTGATAATGGTTACTATTACGACCAAAATTCTGGTGCCAAAGTAGATTTGGGAACAAGTCGCTATGTCCAAGTTAACGATAATTGGTACTACGTCAATGCTGAGGGTAAGATTCTCAAAGGCGAACAGACCATCGATGGGGTTCAAGTCCATTTTGATACTAAAACAGGGCAACAAATTAAAGGGGGCTTTACTGACAAAGATGGTAAATTAGTCATAAAAGAAAAATATTATCTATCTGGTACTCCTATGAGATATTATGATAAAGACTCCGGTGCTCTTGTAAAAAATCAATACTTCAACCATAATGGTAAATGGTACTATGCAGATGCAGAAGGTAATATCCTTAAAGGCTCACAAACCATCGATGGGGTACATGTTTACTTTGACTATAATGGTGTACAAGCTAAAGATACTGTTCTTGATGGTTACTACTACGATAAAGATACTGGCGCACGGAAAGAGCTCCCTCGTGATCAGTTTATTAAAATTGGTGACGATTTATACTATTTTAGCAGTAATGGACGAACTGGAAGTATAAGTGTTAACGGTAAGGATTACTATGTTGAGCAAAACGGAAGGGTCCTTCGTGGTTCCTTTAACATATATCAAAATCCACCTTACTATGATGATGAAACTGGCGAAGCTGTAGAAAAAACTGGTTTTGTTAAATCTCGCGGTAGTTGGTTCTACCTAGAAAATGGTAAAAAAGTCGCAGGTTTCAAAAAAATTGATGGGAAACTTTACTATTTCTCTGCCAATCCAATGAACAAATACGAAACAAACGAACAAGTTCGTGGAAAATTAGTTGGACCTAAGTTTTATATTTCTTTTCTTAGCAGAGCAGAAGACAACCCAACTTACTACTTCGACGCTGAAACAGGTGCTGCTGTAACCAACCAATTCGTCTATGCAGATGGACACTGGTACTACTTCGGTAACGATGGAAAGGCTCTTCTATTTGATCAAGTCATCAATGGTCAACACCTCTACTTTGATTATCAAGGTAAGCAAATTAAAGGCAATTTCGTTACAGACTACAAGGGGACTCGTTACTACGATGAAAACTCTGGGGAGCTCGTAACCAACCAAACACGTACCATCAATGGTGTGACTTATCACTTTGATGAAAATGGACGTGCAAATCAATTGTAA
- a CDS encoding glucosyl transferase gives MKVHSNFTGPKSKKRLIAFSCATALASLAFIARPAFAEEAKADNSSNLDVTAATTANVETTADLVETKVVEAPATTENVASTENTTNVSEQASTSTASSETASETASTTASESQAPAESATGQTRDAVTTDRAANETASVPNETNVTGGQYYSDDQGNWYYKDASGKNLVGEQTIDGQNVYFRSNGQQVKGPLLDRNNNLFRYYDVDTGQLWTNRYLESQGNWYYLGKDGYPLTGEQTINGQEVYFDYKGVQIKGDFSGEDYSYPDQTFYYDSNSGARVRKEGLVQNKKGQTFYIKNDGSKFTGIREIDGNIYYFKAREAASPVDTGVLQKGISILLEEGQNSPRTYGFGTPTNITRRYYFDSVTGQAVKNRYVQENDGWYYYGADGNAIRPQDGEVNIDGQIVYLYANGRQAKGELVLDNGVLRYYDPNSGARVSNTTLTINGMTYRFDENGVGMDAPNPNGYYSDDNGNWYYKNANGDNLTGAQIINGQKLFFRDNGQQVKGAYGDSYGDLYAFYDINSGNLVTNRYVEYMGNWFYVGKDGKPVKGARNIDGQDVFFNYRGVQAKGGFGQDGVYMPEYYYDKDNGRKVTKAGFVKDNRGLTYYLDEKGNKVLGLHEINGDLYYFRRGGAYKYTQLGDMWQDSINYIDGKIYYFGHDGRAIKNRFYQWGNYWYYFYADGSAATGAVQINGQQLYFDKNHGRQVKGAFAPDGHYYDENSGELVTNQTRTIKGVTYHFDENGNATKV, from the coding sequence ATGAAAGTACATTCTAATTTTACTGGACCTAAGTCCAAAAAACGTCTGATTGCATTCTCATGTGCAACTGCTCTTGCAAGTCTTGCCTTTATCGCAAGACCTGCCTTCGCTGAGGAAGCTAAAGCTGATAACTCATCAAACCTTGATGTGACTGCTGCTACCACTGCCAATGTGGAAACCACAGCAGACCTCGTAGAAACAAAGGTTGTCGAAGCTCCTGCTACTACTGAAAATGTGGCTAGCACAGAAAACACCACAAATGTCTCAGAACAAGCCTCAACTTCTACAGCAAGTTCTGAAACTGCCAGTGAAACAGCTTCAACAACTGCAAGCGAAAGTCAAGCACCTGCGGAATCAGCCACAGGCCAAACACGTGATGCTGTAACTACAGACCGAGCTGCCAATGAGACAGCTTCAGTACCTAATGAAACAAACGTCACTGGTGGTCAATACTATAGTGATGACCAAGGCAACTGGTATTATAAAGATGCCAGTGGTAAAAACCTCGTAGGCGAACAGACTATCGATGGCCAAAATGTTTATTTCCGCAGTAATGGGCAACAAGTTAAGGGGCCTTTACTCGATAGGAATAATAATCTATTTCGTTACTACGATGTTGATACTGGGCAACTATGGACGAATCGATACCTTGAATCCCAAGGTAATTGGTACTATTTAGGTAAAGATGGCTATCCACTCACTGGAGAACAAACTATCAATGGTCAAGAAGTCTACTTCGATTATAAAGGTGTTCAAATCAAAGGTGACTTTAGCGGAGAGGACTATAGCTATCCAGATCAAACTTTCTATTACGACTCTAACTCTGGTGCAAGGGTCCGAAAAGAAGGTCTAGTTCAGAATAAAAAAGGCCAAACCTTTTACATCAAGAACGATGGTTCTAAATTTACAGGAATACGTGAAATTGATGGTAATATCTACTATTTTAAAGCACGTGAAGCTGCCTCTCCTGTTGATACCGGCGTCCTACAAAAAGGAATCAGCATTTTACTAGAAGAAGGGCAAAATTCACCACGTACTTATGGTTTTGGTACCCCTACTAATATTACCCGTCGCTACTATTTTGACTCAGTTACTGGTCAAGCCGTTAAAAATCGCTATGTCCAAGAAAATGATGGCTGGTACTATTATGGTGCAGATGGAAATGCTATTCGTCCTCAAGATGGTGAAGTCAATATAGACGGTCAAATCGTTTACCTATATGCTAATGGTCGTCAAGCTAAGGGAGAGCTTGTTCTCGACAATGGTGTTCTTCGCTACTATGATCCTAATTCTGGAGCACGCGTCTCTAACACCACTCTAACAATTAATGGTATGACCTATCGATTTGATGAAAACGGCGTAGGTATGGATGCTCCTAACCCAAATGGTTATTATAGCGACGATAATGGAAACTGGTATTATAAGAACGCAAATGGAGACAACCTCACTGGTGCTCAAATCATTAACGGTCAAAAGTTATTTTTCCGCGACAATGGTCAACAGGTTAAAGGTGCTTATGGTGATTCCTACGGTGATTTATACGCATTCTACGATATTAATTCTGGAAATCTTGTAACCAATCGTTATGTTGAATACATGGGTAATTGGTTCTATGTAGGTAAAGACGGTAAGCCAGTCAAGGGAGCTCGAAATATCGATGGACAAGATGTCTTCTTCAACTATCGAGGGGTACAAGCTAAAGGAGGATTTGGTCAAGATGGCGTCTATATGCCTGAGTACTATTACGATAAAGATAATGGTCGCAAAGTAACCAAAGCTGGGTTTGTTAAAGATAACAGAGGCTTAACTTACTATCTTGACGAGAAAGGTAACAAAGTCCTTGGACTTCATGAAATCAATGGTGATTTATATTACTTCCGTCGAGGAGGTGCCTATAAGTACACCCAACTGGGTGACATGTGGCAAGACAGTATTAATTACATCGATGGTAAAATCTACTACTTCGGTCATGACGGTAGAGCAATTAAAAATCGTTTCTATCAATGGGGTAATTACTGGTACTACTTCTATGCGGATGGTTCAGCAGCTACTGGTGCCGTTCAGATTAATGGACAACAACTTTACTTCGATAAAAATCATGGTAGACAAGTTAAAGGCGCTTTTGCACCAGATGGTCACTACTACGATGAAAACTCTGGTGAACTCGTCACTAACCAAACACGTACTATCAAAGGTGTAACTTATCATTTTGATGAAAATGGTAACGCGACTAAAGTTTAA